Within the Deinococcus peraridilitoris DSM 19664 genome, the region CAACCCACGACATCTTCCCCTGCGGGTGAGGTGACTCATGCCCAATCGGCGCCCCCGACCAACACTCAGGGACTCAGAAGCTTACTGATTCCCACTGCGGCCATTGTGCTGGCCGTCACGGGCGGTTGGCCTGCCCTCGTGATGCGGGGAGTCATCATTGTGGCAGCGCTCCCGCTGGCGAGACGAGCCGTGAGGGGTGCGTCGGAATTGCGGCTCAACGTGGATCAGCTGGACCTGACGGCGCTGATCGTGCTCACCTGGCGGGGTGACTACCTGATTGTCGGCATCATGACCTGGCTGATGGCGCTGGGGGACGTCATCCGGTCGAAAACCATGGCGCGCGCCCGTCGGGAAGTCAGTCACCTGATATCAGTCGCCCATCAGCAAGCCTGGATCGAACGGGACGGGGCCGTGGTGTCCATCCCGGTGCATCTGCTCAGGCCGGGCGATACGGTGGTCGTGTATCCCGGTGATCAGATTCCCGTGGATGGGGTCATCACGCAAGGTGACGCCTTGGTGGACGAAAAAATGCTCAGTGGTGAAGCCAGACCACTCCATAAGTCAACTGGCGACCTGGTATTCGCGTTGACCATGATGGTTGACGGGCAGATTTCCGTGCAGGTGCAGCACATCGGAAAAGAGACACGGGCCGGCCGGATCGTGGAGTTGATCGAAAACGCTCCCTTGTCCGACACGCGCATCCAGAATTACGCTGCCAAAATCGGAGACCGGCTGGTCGGTCCGATTTTCGCTCTTGCGCTGGTGACCTATCTGCTGGGAGCAGATTCCTTGCGCGTTGCGGGTGTGCTGATTCTCGATTTTGCTTCTGGCATTCGCGTTTCCGCGCCGACGACCATCCTGAGCGCGATGACCGGCGCCGCCAAGCAAGGCCTGTTCATCAAAGGCGGCAAAGCGCTGGAAACCCTCGTGAAGGTCGACGCGGTGGTGTTCGACAAGACCGGAACGCTCACGCGCGGGGAGCCTGTCGTTCAGGCGGTGCATGCGCTTGATGCGGAGTGGACTGCCGATGAGGTCCTGCGTCTCACCGCCTGCGCCGAAGCGAACCTGAAGCATCCCGCGGCACACGCGATTGTCAAAGAAGCGCTCACGCGCGGACTGGTCATCACGCCACCCACGCAGATGGACTACAGCATGGGCTTGGGTGTACGGTCCATCGTCGGTGAACACACCTTGCAGGTGGGCAGTGAGCGCTACATGCAGCACTGTGGAATCGATATCTCGCACGCAGCGATTCTGACGGCAGAGAATCACATGTCGGCCAACTCCCTCGTTTTCATTGCAGTGGGCGAGCGTCTCGTCGGGCTGCTTTCCTACACCGACCCACGGCGCGAGGAGAGCGCAGAAGTAATTCAGGCGTTACTGGAACGCGGTGTCAAACGCATCGTGATGCTGACAGGCGATAACCAACGTTCGGCGCACGCCATCGCCAGGGGCACCGGCATCACCGACGTGATCGCCGAGGCGAGCCCTGAACAGAAAGCCGAGGTCATTCAGGCCTTGCGTGATGAGGGCTACACGGTCGCTTTCGTGGGTGACGGCATCAATGACGCGCCGGCCTTCACGCGCGCCAACGTCGCCATCTCGCTGCCTCAGGGGGCGGACGTGGCGAGGGAAGTGTCGGACGTGATCCTGCTGGACGGCGATTTACGCGGCCTGCCGCTGGCGCTGGACTTATCACGAGAGGCGATGCAGGTGTTGAAGCAGAACGTGAACATCGTCGTCTGGCCGACCGCACTTGGGATTGCCATGGCGGTGATGGGACGTACCACGCCGCTCATGTCGACCGTGATCAGTCACGGTACGACGATTGTTGCGGGACTGAACGGCTTACGTCCGCTCTTCCCGAAAAGCCAGCCGGTCCTCCCTTCAGCTTCCCCGCCAGGCGATGTCCCCTCGCGTGCTGGCAGGACAACGCGCAGCATGTAATCCGCTGCCCGGCTATCACTTGAGCGGCATTCCGGCTGCCATTCTGGTTCAGGCGCGAGCGCGGAGCAGATCACGAAGGTGAGAAACCCTGCGCGGGCATCACCGGGCCTTCCTGCCGATACCGGCCAGCGTGGCTCCGCGGCGGGCTCACCCGAACTCGGCCTCTCAGTGTCGGGCACCGCTTACGAAGGAGCCGCTGACCAGCTTGGCTCAGGACGCGCTGAGGTGCGCCGTCCGGCACACCTCAGCCCACACCCGCGTGAATTTTTGACGGCTGAAGGTGGACACAACAAAAGACTTCTTGACACGAGCTCTTATTCCCTGGAGGTATCCGCGGCCGCGTCAGGGGCTCCTGGCATGCCTCGAAACGCCGTAGTGTTCGGCGCAGGCTGGTCCAGCGCGAAGCGCCGTCTTGGGGAGTTGCCCGGTGCTGACGCCGACGTGGCTTTCAATCGCACGGACGGGACTCTGCTGACCCCGCCCAAGGTGACGAATCGATGAAAGCAAGAAAGCATCCGCTGAGCCGTACAGCCCGTATAACCCTACAGAGTTCGCCCTGTCCTGTCTCAGCGTACCGGCACTCGCAGATTCGACAGCCGACCAGCCTGCTCTGGCAGCCATGCCAGAGCGTGCCTTAGTGCAGATGGAGAGCCACATGACCCCAGCACACCCGCGTCGCAGCCAAGCGTCATGCGTTCAGACGAGGAGCCTGATGAATGCACTACTGCCGAGCTTCCCGTCTTTGGCGGCGTTCCTCTTCGGCTCATCCGCCTACGCGCACAAGTCCTGGTTCATCGACGCTGCGCCTTACCCACCGGGCTGGTCGTCATTCCTGCAGCCACTTCCGTTGACCATCACGGTCCTGGTGCTGCTCACCACCCTCGCCGCAGCCTGGCTTCAGCGCAGACGCGGCGGCAGAGGATTCTTACCCGGCCCGGCCGCATTTGGTGCCGAGCGTGTACAGCTCAGCCGACTGTACGGGCTGCTGCCCTTGCTGCTCGCCGTCCATGTGGCCATACCGTTACTGATCAACGGTATTCATACCCAGTTGTTCTCGCCGAATAACGATCTTCCCCCGAGCGTGCTGGGTCTTGTGCAGTTCAGCATCGCCCTGGCGTTCTTCTACGGACTCTTCACCCGCATCGCGGCCGTGGTGCTGGGCGCCCTGTGGTTGCTGGGCGTGCTGCTGCTCGGACTCCCCGCCATGCTTGAAAACAGCTTGTACCTTGGCGTCGCCGCCTTTTTCTTTCTGGCCGGACGGGGCCCCGTCTCGGTGGACCGGGTGATCCTCCCGAAGTCCGTTCCGACCGACGCCATGATGGTCAGGGCAGTGAGCGCCCTGCGGATCGGTACAGGGGTCAGCCTCATCGTCGTGGCCTTCACCGAGAAACTCGCCAACGCGCCTCTCGCCACGGCGTTCATCGAGAAGTTTCCGCTGAATTTCGTTTCGCAGGTCGGTATCCCGCTGCCGGACAATGTCTTTCTCGCGGGGGCGGGTGGGATGGAACTCCTCATCGGACTGTTTCTGGTGTTCAATATCTTCACCCGGGAGATCAGTGCGGTGGCCTGGCTGTTCTTCAACCTGACCCTGACCGTGTTCGACTCGACGGAACTCGTGAATCACCTGCCGTTCTTTGGGGTGATGGTGGTGTTGTTGATGTGGATGCCCGGTCAGGAAAGCCGCACGTTATGGGTCAGCGGACTTCGGAAGGAGGGCTTGCCTGCCAAACGTTCATAGGGATACACGGCGCTTCGTTCCGAGTGACCAGCGTGTGCTGGTCACTGATTCAGTGTTCTTGATCCACGCCCCACCAGGGCAGGTTCGCGTACGGGTAATGTGCATCATTTCCCGCTTTCAGCGCGGCGTAGAACTCGGGGAAGTTGTATCGCGGCTGATAACCGAGGATGTGCCTGGCTTTCTCAACGGACCAGTACACCTGACCCCATAAATTCAGCAGTTCGTCAATATTGTCGCCACGCTGCTCAACAAGCTGCGAAATGCCAGGGTAGCGTGACTCCATGAACTCCAGGGGATTCTGACGCCATCGCGCGAGTTCGTGCAGGTCGAAGGGCACCTGGGCCATGATGTTGACAGCCTCATAACCGATCGTGTCGTTCTGCAACCCGAGCAGGAACGCCTGGGCGACATCACGGTCATCCACCCCACCCTTCAGCAGCCGGAATCCGTAGCGCAAAAAGCCTTCCGGTACGAACATCCCCAGCCGGTAGGAAATCGTCTGGATGCCATGCTGGCGGTGATAGAACTTCGCGCTCTCCTCGCAGAGCACTTTGGTCAGTCCGTAGAAGTCTTTTGGCCGCGTGGGCAGGTCCTCCGTGACCACCGCGAAACCATCCTCGGAAACGGAAACACTTTCGCCGTAGACGCCCATGGTGCTGCACAAAAGGACTTTCTTGATGGCGTGTTCTCTTGCCGCTTCGTAGATGTGGTAGGTGCCTTCCACATTCAATTTCCAGAATTCATCCCTGGAATGGTTGGCCAGGTGAATGCCGTGAAAGGCGGCGGCATGCACGATGGCATCTGCCCCTTCAGCCGCCTGAAAGACGTCTGATCGACGCGTCGCGTCTCCCTGAATGAATTCATAGGGTGTGTCGATCGGACGGAAGTCCATCAGGATCGGGGTATGCCCGCTGTCCTTTAATGCTGGGCCGAGCACGCGTCCCAGGTTGCCGCCCGCGCCCGTGATCAGTACCTTCATTCGCTCAGCCCTCCTCTTGTGTCGTGGTCGGCCCAGCCAGGACCGGGTTGACATCAACTTCGGCAGTTCCCTTGATGGCCAGAGTCAGGGGGAATACGGCTATGACCCTCGTTTTCAGCCCAAGGGGCAAGGGAGGTTTCCGAGGGCCAGCAAGCAGCCTGGCAGGAAGGTGGAAACCACGATGCCTGAAAGAAACCACCCTCCCCAATTCAAATTCGACATCTTGCAGCAAGGCGCAGGTCAGGAGGATCTCGCTGCGCCCTGGAAGAAGGGCTGGATGACCTGCTGGCCGAAGCGCCGCATCTCCTCAAGTTGTGGAGAGAACTGAAGAAGCAGCAAGTCCAGGCCCACTGCCTCGTACTCACGAACGCGCTCGGCAATCTGCTCGGGTGTCCCGATGAGGCCAGCGCGCAGTCCACGATTCGATACGCTGTACTCTTCAAGGCTGACATGGCTTTCCAGCTGGCTTCCCTGCACGAAGTCCTGGTACGATGCGTAAGCCTGGGGGCTGGAGTGGACGTTGGTGATCCGCGTCAGCTCTGCCTGGGCTTCCTCGGGTGTATCACGGCAGATCACGTATCCGGCCATTCCGAACCGCAACGGTGGTTCGCCGGCATCGGTGCGTTTCGCGCGCATATCAGCGATTTTGCCCGCGATGACTTCCGGCGAGTCGCCGTGCATGACATATGCATCGGCTACCTGCGAGATCAGCTGTTTGGCGCGGGGCGACTCGCCTCCCATGTACACGGGAACTTTCGCGGCGGGCTTGGGTTCCATCCGGGTTCCGTGTAACTGGTAGTGCGCGCCTTCGTGCTGCACCATCGGCTCGGTCAGCAAGCGTGACAGCACGGACAGCCATTCTTCACTGCGGGCGTAGCGCGCGTCATGCTGATCGAAGGGCATACCGTACTGACGGGCTTCTTCGGCCCACCAGCTCGACACCACATTCAGGCTCACCCGCCCCGGCGCGATGGTTTCCAGTGTCG harbors:
- a CDS encoding heavy metal translocating P-type ATPase is translated as MSATDGPAFRVISALPGRVRVQLIRHRAESSRHHQERLQVTAERFSSIAGVQESSLQTGARSILVRYDPARQELAAVLTEMTKVLEERLPGSAGPSSSLPVSNHAERWSPQANMRVIHSLPGRLRLHIAALSARSALAAQLDTALKGFRGVQTVEVQQRQGFLIVGYDASTSDAPTILKLVEQLLVQPTTSSPAGEVTHAQSAPPTNTQGLRSLLIPTAAIVLAVTGGWPALVMRGVIIVAALPLARRAVRGASELRLNVDQLDLTALIVLTWRGDYLIVGIMTWLMALGDVIRSKTMARARREVSHLISVAHQQAWIERDGAVVSIPVHLLRPGDTVVVYPGDQIPVDGVITQGDALVDEKMLSGEARPLHKSTGDLVFALTMMVDGQISVQVQHIGKETRAGRIVELIENAPLSDTRIQNYAAKIGDRLVGPIFALALVTYLLGADSLRVAGVLILDFASGIRVSAPTTILSAMTGAAKQGLFIKGGKALETLVKVDAVVFDKTGTLTRGEPVVQAVHALDAEWTADEVLRLTACAEANLKHPAAHAIVKEALTRGLVITPPTQMDYSMGLGVRSIVGEHTLQVGSERYMQHCGIDISHAAILTAENHMSANSLVFIAVGERLVGLLSYTDPRREESAEVIQALLERGVKRIVMLTGDNQRSAHAIARGTGITDVIAEASPEQKAEVIQALRDEGYTVAFVGDGINDAPAFTRANVAISLPQGADVAREVSDVILLDGDLRGLPLALDLSREAMQVLKQNVNIVVWPTALGIAMAVMGRTTPLMSTVISHGTTIVAGLNGLRPLFPKSQPVLPSASPPGDVPSRAGRTTRSM
- a CDS encoding NAD-dependent epimerase/dehydratase family protein; this translates as MKVLITGAGGNLGRVLGPALKDSGHTPILMDFRPIDTPYEFIQGDATRRSDVFQAAEGADAIVHAAAFHGIHLANHSRDEFWKLNVEGTYHIYEAAREHAIKKVLLCSTMGVYGESVSVSEDGFAVVTEDLPTRPKDFYGLTKVLCEESAKFYHRQHGIQTISYRLGMFVPEGFLRYGFRLLKGGVDDRDVAQAFLLGLQNDTIGYEAVNIMAQVPFDLHELARWRQNPLEFMESRYPGISQLVEQRGDNIDELLNLWGQVYWSVEKARHILGYQPRYNFPEFYAALKAGNDAHYPYANLPWWGVDQEH
- a CDS encoding LLM class flavin-dependent oxidoreductase, with amino-acid sequence MRFGYWMPIFGGWLRNVSDEGMSIDWSYLKALVQESERVGFDLSLIAELNLNDIKGPQAPSLDAWTLAPAVAAVTERLELMLAVRPNYHAPALTAKAISTLETIAPGRVSLNVVSSWWAEEARQYGMPFDQHDARYARSEEWLSVLSRLLTEPMVQHEGAHYQLHGTRMEPKPAAKVPVYMGGESPRAKQLISQVADAYVMHGDSPEVIAGKIADMRAKRTDAGEPPLRFGMAGYVICRDTPEEAQAELTRITNVHSSPQAYASYQDFVQGSQLESHVSLEEYSVSNRGLRAGLIGTPEQIAERVREYEAVGLDLLLLQFSPQLEEMRRFGQQVIQPFFQGAARSS